A window of the Juglans microcarpa x Juglans regia isolate MS1-56 chromosome 5D, Jm3101_v1.0, whole genome shotgun sequence genome harbors these coding sequences:
- the LOC121266146 gene encoding 2-succinylbenzoate--CoA ligase, chloroplastic/peroxisomal-like, which produces MANFSEGHICHCLRHLATARRNAVITISGNRQKTGKQFVEDVLSLARGLLELGLGAGDVVAISAFNSDMYLEWLLAIAFVGGIAAPLNYRWSFEEARSAMQLVRPVMLITDESCQGGWYSNLRSNHIPSLRWHVSLSSSAPSSDFINTWNVLTTEMLRKQYSGKSDLPLNYRWAREGAFMICFTSGTSGRPKGVTLTHAALIVQSLAKLATVGFSENDIYLHTAPLCHIGGISSAMAMLMAGGCHVIMPKFESKSALAAIEQYRVTALITVPAIMADLISLIRRKETWKGKETVNKILNGGGGLSVELLKDAILFFPRAKLLTAYGMTETCSSMTFMTLHDPRMETSGQHVNTVSDKKHSTTTAHQTGLGVCVGKAAPHVELKISTDGSSQVGSILTRGPHVMLRYWGTQTPTKASHQDSGDENWLDTGDVGSIDEYGNLWLVGRLNGKIKSGGENIYPEEVEAILLQHPGIMSIAIVGIPDARLTEMAIACIQLRKNWVWSNASSKHSAKNEELVLSSEILRQYCREKNITGFKIPKAFIVWEKSFPVTTTGKIKRDQVRTEVVSYLQPALQSSL; this is translated from the exons atggcCAACTTCTCAGAGGGCCACATTTGCCATTGCCTGAGACACCTAGCAACCGCACGGCGCAATGCTGTGATCACCATCAGCGGCAACAGGCAAAAGACTGGCAAGCAGTTTGTGGAGGACGTGTTGAGTCTGGCCCGTGGGCTGTTGGAACTTGGCCTCGGAGCCGGTGACGTTGTCGCCATCTCTGCTTTCAACAG TGATATGTACTTGGAGTGGTTACTAGCCATTGCGTTTGTTGGAGGAATAGCTGCTCCACTGAATTACCGTTGG AGCTTTGAAGAAGCAAGATCTGCAATGCAGCTTGTGCGGCCAGTTATGTTGATTACGGATGAGAGCTGTCAAGGTGGCTGGTACTCAAATCTTCGAAGCAATCACATTCCTTCCCTGAGGTGGCATGTTTCTTTGAGTTCTTCAGCTCCCTCCTCCGATTTCATCAACACGTGGAATG TTTTAACTACTGAAATGCTGAGGAAGCAATATTCTGGAAAGTCTGATCTGCCGTTGAACTACCGGTGGGCACGTGAGGGTGCTTTTATGATTTGCTTCACTTCAG GAACCTCTGGAAGACCAAAGGGAGTTACCCTAACCCATGCTGCTTTGATCGTACAATCCCTAGCAAAACTCGCCACTGTTGGTTTCAGTGAGAATGAT ATTTATTTGCATACTGCGCCATTGTGCCATATTGGTGGTATCTCATCAGCCATGGCGATGCTAATGGCCGGAGGTTGCCATGTCATAATGCCCAAGTTTGAGTCCAAATCAGCCCTAGCAGCCATAGAGCAATACAGAGTGACTGCTCTAATCACTGTCCCTGCAATCATGGCTGATCTAATTTCTTTAATCAG GCGAAAGGAAACTTGGAAAGGGAAGGAGACTGTGAACAAGATATTAAATGGAGGTGGGGGACTTTCAGTTGAGCTATTGAAGGATGCCATCTTGTTCTTCCCAAGAGCTAAGCTTCTCACAGCTTATG GGATGACAGAGACATGCTCTTCAATGACCTTCATGACACTTCATGACCCAAGAATGGAAACCTCCGGCCAACACGTCAACACTGTTTCTGATAAGAAACATAGTACTACTACGGCTCACCAAACCGGCCTAGGTGTCTGCGTAGGGAAGGCTGCACCACATGTAGAATTAAAGATATCTACAGATGGCTCTTCTCAGGTTGGAAGCATTTTGACCAGAGGCCCGCATGTAATGCTCAGGTACTGGGGTACCCAAACTCCAACCAAAGCATCTCATCAGGACTCCGGTGATGAAAATTGGCTTGACACGGGGGATGTTGGGTCCATCGATGAGTATGGTAATTTATGGCTTGTTGGACGACTAAATGGTAAAATTAAAAGTGGAGGGGAGAACATTTACCCCGAAGAG GTGGAGGCAATCCTCTTACAACATCCAGGAATTATGAGCATTGCCATTGTTGGAATTCCGGATGCTCGCCTCACAGAAATGGCTATTGCATGTATTCAGTTGAGAAAGAACTGGGTTTGGTCTAATGCAAGCTCTAAACACTCAGCTAAAAATGAAGAGCTGGTCTTATCCAGTGAAATTCTTCGACAATATTGCAGAGAAAAGAATATAACAgg GTTCAAGATCCCAAAGGCATTCATTGTATGGGAGAAATCGTTTCCAGTGACAACAACtgggaaaataaaaagagaccaAGTTCGGACAGAGGTTGTATCTTATCTGCAACCGGCCTTACAGAGCAGTCTATGA